One Pyrenophora tritici-repentis strain M4 chromosome 5, whole genome shotgun sequence DNA window includes the following coding sequences:
- a CDS encoding Secreted and surface protein containing fasciclin repeat, whose amino-acid sequence MRFSRVVPVLPLAAAFVITELARFDSLDVEKVGRPYVDKAQNVFDDAKNVLDNAFDEVKKGANDVYNTIHNAGCDVESWLEGSQFDDIDFEDSEGSDFNDDDEDFFYCKGKHCDEDPHHPPPPHHGPPHHGPPHHGKPHDPHHDDKPTRTVYELINESKYTTKLAKWINEFDDIVELLNGTTANFTVFAPTDEAFEKIPDHGKHPSKEILKKILSYHVSGDFYPAGRVLHSYTIPTLYTPSENLGHAQRLTVRVTLKGPAINFYSRIVAVDIFGTNGVVHGIDSILLPPPSVASIINLLPGEFSTLELALQKTDIYDKMNSTEYPHTGGTLFAPSNWAFQKLGPRVNAFLFSKYGQKYLKALLEYHIVVDQTLYSDAFFDGTKDDVVDDKDAPPYYHYDLPTVLDDKYLAVDVARYGPFISIRINGFSRVTVHDGVANDGVIQVVSDVLIPPKNAAGAQVFWKGEELDVEDLKERLEPYLEENMDL is encoded by the exons ATGCGTTTCTCACGCGTGGTACCAGTCTTGCCTTTGGCAGCTGCCTTCGTCATTACCGAACTGGCCCGGTTCGACAGCCTTGATGTTGAAAAGGTTGGCAGGCCTTATGTCGACAAAGCTCAGAATGTTTTCGATGACGCGAAGAATGTGCTTGACAATGCATTCGATGAAGTAAAGAAGGGTGCGAATGATGTTTACAACACGATTCATAATGCTGGCTGCGATGTAGAGTCGTGGTTGGAAGGCTCGCAATTTGACGACATTGACTTTGAGGATTCGGAGGGATCCGACTtcaacgacgacgatgaagaTTTCTTCTATTGCAAGGGCAAGCACTGTGATGAAGATCCCCATCATCCTCCGCCTCCCCACCACGGGCCTCCTCATCACGGACCGCCACACCACGGCAAGCCTCATGACCCGCATCACGATGATAAACCGACCCGAACCGTGTACGAGCTCATCAATGAGAGCAAGTACACTACCAAG CTTGCAAAGTGGATCAACGAGTTCGACGACATTGTTGAGCTCCTCAATGGCACAACTGCCAACTTCACCGTCTTTGCGCCTACCGATGAGGCTTTCGAGAAGATCCCCGACCACGGCAAACACCCAAGTAAGGAGATCCTGAAGAAGATCCTCAGTTACCATGTCAGCGGTGACTTCTACCCTGCTGGCCGTGTGCTCCACTCCTACACCATCCCAACTCTGTACACGCCCAGCGAGAACCTCGGGCACGCCCAGCGTCTCACAGTCCGCGTTACGCTCAAGGGCCCCGCCATCAACTTCTACAGCCGTATCGTAGCGGTCGACATCTTCGGCACCAACGGCGTTGTCCACGGCATCGACTCCATCCTCTTGCCTCCCCCCAGCGTCGCCTCCATCATCAACCTCCTCCCCGGCGAGTTCAGCACGCTTGAACTCGCCCTACAAAAGACCGACATCTATGACAAGATGAACAGCACAGAGTATCCCCACACCGGTGGCACTCTCTTCGCCCCTTCGAACTGGGCCTTCCAGAAGCTAGGTCCGCGCGTCAACGCCTTCTTGTTCTCAAAGTACGGCCAGAAGTACCTCAAGGCTCTGCTCGAGTATCACATTGTTGTCGACCAGACGCTGTACTCTGATGCCTTTTTCGACGGAACAAAGGATGATGTGGTCGATGACAAGGATGCTCCACCTTATTACCACTACGATCTTCCTACTGTGCTGGATGACAAGTACCTCGCTGTTGATGTGGCTCGCTACGGACCCTTCATTTCCATTAGAATCAACGGCTTCTCGCGCGTCACTGTGCATGACGGTGTCGCCAATGATGGTGTTATTCAGGTCGTCTCTGATGTTCTGATCCCGCCCAAGAACGCCGCTGGTGCGCAGGTTTTCTGGAAGGGCGAGGAACTCGACGTTGAGGACCTCAAGGAGCGTCTTGAGCCTTATCTCGAGGAGAACATGGACTTGTAG
- a CDS encoding GadB, Glutamate decarboxylase and related PLP-dependent protein: MAGLARHVDTDELVKTLQDHPMHKAGGHANRATSHITPYSSRYAAGVELSKFKIPQDGAPADVVHQLLKDELDLDGRPSLNLASFVGTYMEKEAEQLMIENLSKNMSDADEYPAMMDMHARCVSIIANMWGAQKGEKAIGSATTGSSEAIHLGGLAMKRRWQEKRQAEGKDTSKPNIIMGANAQVALEKFARYFEVEARILPVSEESSYRLDPKLVKENIDENTIGIFVILGSTYTGHYEPVEEISDILDAFEKETGNDIPIHVDAASGGFIAPFTHAKAGKKWNFELPRVKSINTSGHKFGLVYAGVGWIIWRDESYLPKHLIFELHYLGGTEESYTLNFSRPGAQIIAQYYNLIHLGFSGYRGIMENTLANARLLSRALEHTGWYRCVSDIHRKKGDLKYEKGKKQYEEGETSADYNAGLPVVAFTLTDDFHKEFPHVKQEAVSNLLRAKQYIIPNYPLPPSEEKTEILRVVVRESLSLDMIDRLVTDICGVTEMLMKTDAVDLAAFQPGASPSIEKQHANKGLKKEHKHKAQRPSSDGVYRTVC, encoded by the exons ATGGCCGGACTCGCGAGACACGTAGACACGGATGAGCTCGTAAAGACTCTCCAGGACCACCCCATGCACAAGGCTGGAGGCCATGCGAACCGAGCGACTTCACACATTACGCCATATTCAAGTAGATACGCTGCCGGTGTCGAGCTATCGAAATTCAAGATTCCTCAAGATGGTGCTCCAGCCGATGTTGTCCACCAATTGCTCAAGGACGAACTTGATCTGGACGGGCGTCCCAGTCTGAACTTGGCATCTTTTGTCGGCACATACATGGAGAAGGAAGCGGAACAACTCATGATCGAGAACCTTTCCAAGAACATGTCAGACGCTGATGAGTACCCTGCGATGATGGATATGCACGCACGCTGTGTATCTATTATTGCTAACATGTGGGGTGCGCAAAAGGGCGAGAAGGCCATCGGATCTGCTACAACCGGTTCAAGCGAAGCCATTCATCTCGGCGGACTTGCTATGAAGCGCCGCTGGCAAGAAAAGAGGCAGGCAGAAGGCAAGGACACTTCCAAGCCCAACATCATTATGGGTGCCAATGCGCAGGTCGCCTTAGAGAAGTTTGCGAGGTACTTCGAGGTTGAGGCCCGCATTCTTCCTGTGAGCGAGGAGTCATCTTACCGTCTTGATCCCAAGTTGGTCAAGGAGAACATCGATGAGAACACCATCGGTATCTTCGTCATTCTCGGTTCCACGTACACCGGACATTACGAGCCCGTTGAAGAGATCTCCGATATCCTGGACGCTTTCGAGAAGGAGACAGGCAACGACATTCCAATCCATGTGGATGCAGCCTCAGGAGGTTTCATTGCTCCCTTCACCCACGCAAAAGCTGGCAAGAAGTGGAACTTTGAGCTTCCGCGAGTCAAGTCTATCAACACTAGTGGACACAAATTTGGCCTGGTATACGCTGGTGTAGGATGGATCATCTGGCGAGACGAGAGCTACCTACCGAAGCACTTGATTTTCGAGCTCCACTACCTTGGTGGCACCGAGGAGTCTTACACACTTAACTTCTCAAGGCCAGGAGCACAGATCATCGCACAGTACTACAACTTGATTCATCTGGGATTCTCGGGGTACCGAGGCATCATGGAGAACACTCTGGCTAATGCACGGCTGCTAAGTAGAGCGCTTGAGCATACG GGCTGGTACCGTTGCGTTAGCGACATACATCGCAAGAAGGGCGATTTGAAGTACGAAAAGGGCAAGAAGCAGTACGAAGAAGGCGAGACTAGCGCAGACTACAACGCGGGTCTACCCGTCGTAGCCTTCACCCTCACCGACGACTTCCACAAGGAATTCCCACACGTCAAGCAAGAAGCCGTCAGCAACCTGCTCCGCGCCAAGCAATACATCATCCCCA ACTACCCGCTACCACCAAGCGAAGAGAAGACGGAGATCCTCAGAGTGGTTGTCCGAGAGAGCCTATCTCTCGACATGATTGACAGACTAGTCACTGACATCTGTGGCGTGACCGAGATGCTGATGAAGACGGATGCGGTTGACCTTGCAGCCTTCCAGCCAGGCGCTAGCCCAAGTATCGAGAAGCAGCATGCGAACAAGGGTTTGAAGAAGGAGCACAAGCACAAGGCTCAGCGGCCTTCGTCTGATGGCGTCTATCGGACCGTGTGCTAG
- a CDS encoding GatC, Asp-tRNAAsn-Glu-tRNAGln amidotransferase C subunit, which translates to MTTHVGPCEQADLGGLTASALGLRNRLKPILQPHYHPSGSILAFKLLGIESTLEVDILRYHSQTTVSRILLSHQNYRIMASRRAFVAASLFRPSQYLQARSYSFHNVKYINPVVPKEPKKNSGVHPDELEKLFAEPTWSVKSLLPPKTRAADAPKITSEQLHHLLRLSALPPPETSEQEQKMLDTLADQLHFVGKIQEVDTTGVTPLRAIRPEGQAAIKEQMIGLEQVKEVLNSEKVIGQHYKRIQRDTTPKDAKDVEDWDVLGSAERKSGKYFVVESERPQE; encoded by the coding sequence ATGACGACCCACGTTGGTCCATGCGAGCAAGCTGACCTCGGCGGCTTGACCGCATCTGCGCTAGGGCTTCGCAACCGCCTCAAGCCGATCTTGCAGCCACACTACCACCCCTCAGGTTCTATATTGGCTTTCAAACTTCTCGGTATCGAGAGTACGCTAGAAGTAGACATTCTGCGATATCACAGCCAAACGACCGTCTCGCGTATATTGCTATCCCACCAAAATTACCGGATCATGGCCTCACGGCGCGCCTTTGTGGCTGCAAGTTTGTTCAGGCCTTCACAGTACCTGCAAGCACGCTCATATTCGTTTCACAACGTTAAGTACATAAATCCAGTGGTACCAAAGGAGCCGAAGAAGAATTCGGGAGTCCATCCCGACGAGCTCGAGAAGCTTTTCGCAGAGCCCACCTGGTCCGTCAAGTCACTTCTACCACCCAAGACGCGCGCTGCCGATGCCCCGAAAATCACCTCTGAGCAGCTCCACCACCTACTGCGATTGTCTGCCCTCCCGCCACCCGAGACGTCCGAACAAGAGCAGAAGATGCTGGACACGCTTGCGGACCAACTGCATTTTGTGGGTAAGATACAAGAGGTAGATACCACGGGCGTAACTCCCCTACGGGCTATACGTCCTGAGGGACAAGCTGCGATAAAGGAGCAGATGATCGGGTTGGAGCAGGTCAAGGAAGTCCTCAACAGCGAGAAAGTCATAGGACAGCATTATAAGCGCATACAACGAGACACAACACCCAAGGACGCCAAAGACGTTGAAGACTGGGACGTACTAGGCTCAGCTGAGCGCAAGTCTGGCAAATACTTTGTTGTTGAGAGCGAGCGACCCCAGGAATGA